In Methanosarcina barkeri MS, a single window of DNA contains:
- a CDS encoding Ig-like domain-containing protein, with protein MTIKDKHLRGLLCLVILVLGMFLVPAASANSSSTIPSLPNAFEGSLKGDAAQAGPGLVISAYIDSKLVGSYTLTKVGQYKVSANGTEQDNGKEIIFKLGGIASEPVSVTYEHGANPVKLDLTFYGDFIPPEIQALSASPKYILNDGEDFSTVTAKVVDDSGIESVNLDLTSIEQGVVSLKSEGDQYTYNIVSTVPGEFKFKFTASNPSGNSVVDTDSISIIVLKESQLATTFGGSDGVFSSEEIEALVNNNDVSSGIKYAVLGAYFADGWDRI; from the coding sequence GGTACTGGGCATGTTCCTTGTTCCGGCCGCATCTGCCAATTCTTCTTCTACTATTCCTTCTCTCCCCAACGCGTTTGAAGGAAGTTTGAAAGGAGATGCTGCACAAGCGGGTCCCGGACTCGTAATCTCTGCATATATAGATTCAAAGCTTGTTGGCTCGTACACTCTTACAAAGGTTGGACAGTACAAGGTGTCAGCTAATGGTACTGAGCAAGATAACGGAAAAGAGATAATCTTCAAGCTAGGAGGTATTGCATCCGAGCCTGTTTCCGTAACTTATGAACACGGAGCTAATCCAGTTAAACTTGATCTTACATTTTATGGAGACTTTATACCTCCTGAAATACAAGCTTTATCTGCATCCCCAAAATACATCCTGAATGACGGAGAAGATTTCTCGACTGTCACGGCAAAGGTTGTAGATGACTCTGGAATTGAATCAGTGAATCTCGACCTAACCAGCATAGAACAGGGCGTGGTTTCATTAAAATCAGAGGGTGATCAGTATACCTATAATATAGTCAGTACTGTGCCAGGTGAGTTCAAATTCAAATTCACGGCTTCGAACCCCTCAGGAAACAGTGTTGTAGATACGGACAGCATTTCCATCATTGTACTGAAAGAAAGTCAACTTGCAACAACGTTTGGAGGCTCTGATGGGGTCTTTTCTTCTGAGGAAATTGAGGCTCTTGTAAACAATAACGACGTATCTAGCGGGATCAAATATGCAGTTCTGGGTGCGTATTTTGCTGATGGGTGGGATCGGATATGA
- a CDS encoding PGF-pre-PGF domain-containing protein: MKRHELKFVVILFLALTLFTFPVSAGSAERTFPSSVSSDEEFKVTVNVSDYGAAGQVLEKLPSGFTFVSSTLPKRAVTVNGSEVSFLLINEKSFSYTLKAPSTTGTYKIVGILRDINKAEFPVLPADCSITVSGSSSGSSGSSGGSGGGGGGGSAEPQSNVAAKELSRKSVTAGERVRFEFSQGVTCIRYVEFDAKKSLGKITTIVEMLKGQSKLVSGLPEGTIYKNVNIWVGSGGIANSNNIANAVVGFRVEKSWLEKCGADETSVSLWNYNNKAWSKLETTKVGEDSTYVFFESKTPGFGSFTIVVPDKSIKLEPEDQVDTTTPNTEKVETSNPATNENKPSGWGSIPGFESAVAVGVLGTVYYILRRK; encoded by the coding sequence ATGAAACGGCATGAGTTAAAATTTGTTGTTATACTGTTCCTGGCCCTGACTTTGTTTACTTTCCCGGTTTCTGCAGGCAGTGCAGAAAGGACTTTCCCTTCTTCGGTTAGTTCTGATGAGGAATTCAAGGTAACAGTTAATGTATCTGACTACGGTGCTGCCGGACAGGTACTTGAAAAGCTTCCTTCCGGCTTCACATTTGTTAGTTCTACATTGCCGAAAAGAGCTGTAACTGTAAATGGCAGCGAAGTTTCCTTCCTGCTCATTAATGAAAAGAGCTTCAGCTACACTTTGAAAGCTCCGTCAACAACCGGTACGTACAAAATTGTGGGAATTTTAAGAGATATCAACAAAGCTGAATTCCCTGTACTTCCTGCCGATTGTTCTATAACTGTCAGTGGTAGCAGCTCAGGCAGTTCAGGTAGTTCAGGCGGTTCAGGCGGTGGTGGAGGCGGCGGTTCTGCTGAGCCTCAGAGTAATGTCGCTGCCAAAGAACTGTCTAGGAAATCGGTCACCGCTGGGGAGCGCGTAAGGTTCGAGTTCTCACAGGGTGTAACCTGCATAAGGTATGTGGAGTTTGATGCCAAAAAGAGTTTGGGAAAGATTACTACCATTGTCGAAATGCTGAAAGGACAATCTAAACTGGTTTCTGGCCTGCCAGAAGGTACGATCTATAAGAACGTGAACATCTGGGTAGGTTCCGGAGGAATTGCAAATTCCAATAACATTGCAAACGCAGTTGTCGGTTTCAGAGTTGAAAAGTCCTGGCTCGAAAAATGCGGAGCTGACGAAACGTCTGTATCTCTCTGGAACTATAATAACAAAGCCTGGAGCAAACTTGAAACCACAAAAGTTGGTGAAGACAGTACCTATGTCTTCTTCGAGTCCAAAACTCCTGGTTTCGGATCCTTCACAATTGTAGTACCCGATAAGAGCATAAAACTGGAACCTGAGGATCAAGTAGACACAACCACTCCCAACACAGAAAAAGTTGAAACGAGCAACCCTGCAACTAATGAAAACAAACCTTCCGGCTGGGGTTCTATCCCTGGATTTGAGTCTGCAGTAGCTGTGGGAGTACTCGGTACTGTGTACTATATCCTGAGAAGAAAGTAA
- a CDS encoding lamin tail domain-containing protein: MDTIPFALGATEKTSGSTSSVYISYLDVGAPKEKPYQEYVKVTNKGSKSVNLKGWKIKDKGAKHTYTFYSYTLKSKASVVLRSGKGKNSGSTLYWNKYSFIWNNEGDTAYLYNAHGKLVFKRNG; the protein is encoded by the coding sequence TTGGATACCATTCCTTTTGCTCTGGGTGCTACTGAAAAGACCAGTGGTTCGACAAGCTCGGTTTATATAAGTTATTTAGATGTTGGAGCTCCTAAGGAAAAGCCGTATCAAGAGTATGTTAAAGTTACAAATAAAGGATCAAAATCAGTAAATCTGAAAGGTTGGAAAATTAAAGACAAAGGTGCAAAGCATACCTATACTTTTTATTCATACACATTGAAATCTAAAGCTTCGGTAGTTCTCAGAAGCGGCAAGGGTAAAAACTCTGGAAGCACGCTGTATTGGAATAAGTACTCTTTTATCTGGAATAACGAAGGAGATACGGCTTATTTGTATAATGCTCACGGAAAATTAGTTTTTAAAAGAAATGGATAA